One Halobacterium zhouii genomic region harbors:
- a CDS encoding DUF790 family protein produces MLTKDLLRVSRAGGGYHPQFTDDVALAARVLGTFQGHVGEARSALRDALEDVEADAADFKLARGFAHLVERDATFEVEAAVDPGSARRAAFNAAEDVGVVDGEERERALDAAADRFPGDVTADELAASLYADRERREVLVGVDARWTPEELVAQYNLSLAQTALFDATEVRVRSADPRSLVAAVKRLGLLYEVVPVDAGREVVLTGPDALFRNTRRYGTRFARVLRAAARTDDWRLEATVDDRGTERSLELAAGDFDVPDTEPVAEANFDSGVERKFAARFEALGLNWDLVREPDVLAAGDRLMVPDFAFEYRPAGSNSSGGTARVYFEIMGFWTPEYVEKKLDQLDQTDERLLVAVDADLGVGEDISARDHRVVEYSGSVRPKDVVHALRDLEADLVAENAADVPDELVPEADVVSLADLAAEHGVSEAAIEDKAFPEHDVVGRTLVRPGVLDDVAEDIEAGMSLSAVESALDNHGLDDASAVLSRLGYRVEWEGLDGGTLRDV; encoded by the coding sequence GTGCTGACGAAGGACCTCCTCCGGGTGTCCCGCGCGGGCGGCGGCTACCACCCGCAGTTCACGGACGACGTCGCGCTCGCGGCGCGCGTACTCGGCACCTTTCAGGGCCACGTCGGGGAGGCGCGTTCGGCGCTCCGGGACGCGCTCGAGGACGTCGAGGCCGACGCGGCGGACTTCAAACTCGCGCGGGGGTTCGCCCACCTCGTGGAGCGCGACGCGACATTCGAGGTCGAGGCCGCCGTCGACCCGGGGAGCGCGCGCCGTGCGGCCTTCAACGCCGCCGAGGACGTCGGCGTCGTCGACGGCGAGGAGCGCGAGCGAGCGCTCGATGCGGCCGCAGACCGGTTTCCCGGCGACGTCACCGCCGACGAACTCGCGGCGTCGCTGTACGCCGACCGAGAGCGCCGCGAGGTGCTCGTCGGCGTGGACGCGCGCTGGACGCCCGAGGAACTCGTCGCGCAGTACAACCTCTCGCTCGCCCAGACCGCGCTGTTCGACGCGACGGAGGTTCGCGTTCGCTCGGCCGACCCGCGCTCGCTCGTCGCCGCCGTGAAGCGACTCGGCCTCCTCTACGAAGTGGTGCCGGTCGACGCTGGACGAGAAGTCGTGCTCACCGGACCGGACGCCCTGTTCCGGAACACCCGGCGGTACGGCACGCGGTTCGCTCGCGTCCTCCGTGCGGCCGCCCGCACCGACGACTGGCGTCTCGAAGCGACCGTCGACGACCGCGGTACCGAACGCTCGCTGGAACTCGCCGCCGGCGACTTCGACGTCCCAGACACCGAACCCGTCGCGGAGGCGAACTTCGACAGCGGCGTGGAGCGGAAGTTCGCCGCTCGGTTCGAGGCACTCGGCCTGAACTGGGACCTCGTTCGCGAACCCGACGTGCTCGCGGCGGGCGACCGCCTGATGGTCCCGGACTTCGCGTTCGAGTACCGGCCAGCGGGCTCGAACTCCTCGGGCGGGACCGCTCGCGTCTACTTCGAGATTATGGGGTTCTGGACGCCAGAGTACGTCGAGAAGAAACTCGACCAGCTCGACCAGACCGACGAGCGACTGCTCGTCGCCGTCGACGCCGACCTCGGGGTTGGCGAGGACATCTCGGCCCGTGACCACCGGGTCGTGGAGTACTCGGGGTCGGTGCGCCCGAAGGACGTGGTCCACGCGCTCCGCGACCTGGAGGCGGACCTCGTGGCCGAGAACGCCGCAGACGTCCCCGACGAACTCGTCCCGGAGGCGGACGTCGTGTCGCTCGCAGACCTCGCGGCCGAGCACGGCGTCAGCGAGGCCGCGATCGAGGACAAGGCGTTCCCCGAGCACGACGTCGTGGGCCGGACGCTCGTTCGTCCCGGTGTTCTCGACGACGTTGCCGAGGACATCGAGGCCGGAATGTCGCTCTCGGCAGTCGAGTCTGCCCTCGACAACCACGGACTCGACGACGCGAGCGCGGTTCTCTCTCGGCTCGGCTACCGCGTCGAGTGGGAAGGGCTCGACGGCGGGACGCTCCGCGATGTATAA
- the grpE gene encoding nucleotide exchange factor GrpE, with amino-acid sequence MSEDAEPTAESNVADGEETEAAAESDQTAEESTATEATDDDPSLSARVREVDDELADEVADLEARVEELEGELDEREAELAEARADVEDLTERLQTKQADFQNYKQRAKQRQEDIRERATEDLVERLLDVRDNLGRALEDDSDDVESLREGVKLTRKEFDRVLDAEGVDEISPEPGEDVDAQRHEVMMRVESDQPAGTVASVYRPGYEMGGKVLQAAQVTVSEDGE; translated from the coding sequence ATGAGCGAGGACGCAGAGCCGACCGCTGAGTCGAACGTCGCGGACGGCGAGGAGACCGAAGCGGCGGCGGAGTCGGACCAGACTGCGGAGGAATCGACGGCTACGGAGGCGACAGACGACGACCCGTCGCTTTCGGCCCGCGTGCGAGAGGTGGACGACGAACTGGCCGACGAGGTGGCCGACCTCGAGGCCCGGGTCGAGGAACTGGAGGGTGAACTCGACGAGCGCGAGGCGGAACTCGCTGAGGCCCGAGCGGACGTCGAGGACCTCACCGAGCGCCTACAGACGAAGCAGGCCGACTTCCAGAACTACAAACAGCGCGCGAAGCAACGCCAGGAGGACATCCGAGAGCGCGCCACCGAGGACCTCGTGGAGCGCTTGCTCGACGTTCGGGACAACCTCGGGCGCGCGCTTGAGGACGATTCTGACGACGTCGAGAGCCTGCGCGAAGGCGTGAAGCTCACCCGCAAGGAGTTCGACCGCGTGCTGGACGCCGAGGGGGTCGACGAGATCTCCCCGGAGCCAGGCGAGGACGTGGACGCCCAGCGCCACGAGGTGATGATGCGCGTCGAGAGCGACCAGCCAGCGGGCACCGTGGCGTCTGTGTACCGCCCGGGGTACGAGATGGGTGGGAAGGTGTTGCAGGCGGCTCAGGTGACGGTCAGCGAGGACGGCGAGTGA
- a CDS encoding proteasome assembly chaperone family protein, producing MANVRVTTDLDLDSPTLVEGLPGVGLVGKIATDHLVETFDMQRVAAIDCDGIPQVAIYDADERGVLPPVRIYADEERDLLALQSDVPVSRTASADFADSLTEWLRDNTATPLYLSGLPREDDNPANVPDVFGIATGDAARTLDDHGIDSPPERGVVGGPTGALVNRAEAESLDALGLVVESDPQFPDPAAAKQLVDNAIAPITGVDIPTDDLVEHAEEIRDQKEQFAQRMQNADEDESTQATPMRMFQ from the coding sequence ATGGCAAACGTGAGGGTCACGACGGACCTCGACCTCGACTCCCCAACGCTCGTCGAAGGCCTCCCAGGCGTCGGCCTCGTCGGCAAGATCGCCACCGACCACCTCGTCGAGACGTTCGACATGCAACGCGTCGCCGCCATCGACTGCGACGGCATCCCCCAGGTCGCCATCTACGACGCCGACGAACGCGGCGTCCTCCCGCCGGTGCGCATCTACGCCGACGAAGAACGCGACCTGCTCGCACTCCAGAGCGACGTCCCCGTCTCCCGGACCGCCAGCGCCGACTTCGCCGACAGCCTCACCGAGTGGCTCCGGGACAACACCGCCACCCCGCTCTACCTCAGCGGCCTCCCCCGCGAGGACGACAACCCCGCGAACGTCCCCGACGTCTTCGGCATCGCCACCGGCGACGCCGCCCGCACCCTCGACGACCACGGCATCGACTCGCCCCCAGAACGCGGTGTCGTCGGCGGCCCCACCGGCGCGCTCGTCAACCGCGCCGAAGCCGAATCCCTCGACGCCCTCGGCCTCGTCGTCGAATCCGACCCCCAGTTCCCCGACCCCGCCGCCGCCAAACAACTCGTCGACAACGCAATCGCCCCCATCACGGGCGTCGACATCCCCACCGACGACCTCGTCGAACACGCCGAAGAAATCCGCGACCAGAAAGAACAGTTCGCCCAGCGCATGCAGAACGCCGACGAAGACGAGAGCACGCAAGCCACACCCATGCGGATGTTCCAATAG
- a CDS encoding pyridoxal phosphate-dependent aminotransferase, with translation MTEFSERVEQVSISGIREVFEAAGEDAINLGLGQPDFPTPEHARQAAIDAIEAGKADGYTSNRGTPELVDAIVEKHARDNDLDVSPNGVIATAGGSEALHLALEAHVDPGEEVLIPDPGFVSYDALTRIASGTPVGLPLREDLTLDPATVEEHVTEDTAAFIVNSPSNPTGAVQSPEDMREFARIADEHDVLCISDEVYEHIVFEGEHRSPMEFAETDNVVVVNACSKTYSMTGWRLGWVAASERRVERMLRVHQYVQACASAPAQYAAEAALTGPQDVVGEMTASFEERRDVLLDGLRDMGLSVPEPRGAFYAMPEVPEGWVEEVIDRGVVVVPGEAFGSHGEGYARISYATDVEDLRAALDVMREATRAVR, from the coding sequence ATGACGGAGTTCTCGGAGCGAGTCGAGCAGGTCTCCATCAGCGGCATTCGGGAAGTATTCGAGGCGGCGGGCGAGGACGCCATCAACCTCGGCCTCGGCCAACCCGACTTCCCCACGCCGGAGCACGCGCGCCAGGCCGCCATCGACGCCATCGAGGCCGGAAAGGCGGACGGCTACACGTCCAACCGCGGGACGCCCGAACTCGTGGACGCCATCGTCGAGAAGCACGCGCGCGACAACGACCTCGACGTCTCCCCGAACGGCGTCATCGCCACGGCGGGCGGGAGCGAGGCGCTCCACCTCGCGCTCGAGGCCCACGTCGACCCCGGCGAGGAAGTACTGATTCCGGACCCGGGGTTCGTCTCCTACGACGCGCTGACGCGCATCGCCAGTGGCACGCCCGTCGGCCTGCCGCTCCGCGAGGACCTCACGCTCGACCCCGCGACCGTCGAGGAGCACGTCACCGAGGACACCGCAGCGTTCATCGTGAACAGCCCCTCGAACCCGACGGGTGCGGTGCAGTCCCCCGAGGATATGCGGGAGTTCGCGCGCATCGCGGACGAACACGACGTGCTCTGCATCTCCGACGAAGTGTACGAGCACATCGTCTTCGAGGGCGAGCACCGCTCCCCCATGGAGTTCGCTGAGACGGACAACGTCGTCGTGGTGAACGCGTGCTCGAAGACGTACTCCATGACCGGATGGCGACTCGGCTGGGTGGCCGCGAGCGAGCGCCGGGTGGAACGGATGCTCCGCGTCCACCAGTACGTGCAGGCGTGCGCCAGTGCGCCCGCCCAGTACGCCGCGGAGGCCGCGCTCACCGGCCCACAGGACGTCGTCGGTGAGATGACCGCGTCCTTCGAGGAGCGCCGCGACGTCCTGCTCGATGGCCTGCGCGACATGGGCTTGAGCGTGCCCGAACCCCGGGGCGCATTCTACGCGATGCCGGAGGTCCCCGAGGGCTGGGTCGAGGAGGTCATCGACCGGGGCGTCGTCGTGGTGCCGGGCGAGGCGTTCGGCAGCCACGGCGAGGGGTACGCGCGCATCTCGTACGCGACGGACGTCGAGGATCTCCGGGCCGCGCTGGACGTGATGCGGGAGGCAACGCGCGCGGTCCGGTAG
- the dnaK gene encoding molecular chaperone DnaK — MASEKILGIDLGTTNSAFAVMEGGDPEIIVNGEGDRTTPSVVAFDDGERLIGKPAKNQAVQNPDETVASIKRHMGEEDYTVELDGEEYTPEQISAMILQKIKRDAEEYLGQDVEKAVITVPAYFNDRQRQATKDAGEIAGFEVERIVNEPTAASMAYGLDEDQDQTVLVYDLGGGTFDVSILDLGAGVYEVVATNGDNDLGGDDWDEALIDHLADEFENEHGIDLREDRQALQRLKDAAEEAKIELSSRKETTVNLPFVTATDSGPVHLEQDVTRATFENLTEGLIERTVGPTEQALEDAGLSKGDVDEVLLVGGSTRMPQVQEQVEELVGQEPKKNVNPDEAVGLGAAVQGGVLSGEVDDIVLVDVTPLSLGIEVKGGLFERLIEKNTSIPTTASKVFTTAADNQTSVQVRVFQGEREIADENEFLGDFHLSGIPPSPAGVPEIEVSFEIDADGIVNVEAEDQGSGNAESITIEGGAGLSDDEIEQMQDEAEQHAEEDEERRERIEARNEAESSIQRAENLLEENEEMVDDDLESDVRSEIEDVQEVLDDEDADADELEAATESLSKTLQEIGKQAYQQQAQQAGAGGAGGAGPGGMGGAGPGGMGGAGPGAGEGGDGEDFVDADFEDVDEQESTDGDDGANDDQN; from the coding sequence ATGGCGAGCGAGAAGATTCTCGGAATCGACCTTGGCACCACGAACAGCGCGTTCGCAGTGATGGAGGGTGGCGACCCCGAAATCATCGTGAACGGAGAGGGCGACCGAACCACGCCGTCCGTCGTCGCGTTCGACGACGGCGAGCGACTCATCGGGAAACCCGCGAAGAACCAGGCCGTCCAGAACCCGGACGAGACCGTCGCGTCCATCAAGCGCCACATGGGCGAGGAGGACTACACGGTCGAACTCGACGGCGAGGAGTACACGCCCGAGCAGATATCGGCGATGATCCTCCAGAAGATCAAGCGCGACGCCGAAGAGTACCTCGGTCAGGACGTCGAGAAGGCCGTCATCACCGTCCCCGCGTACTTCAACGACCGCCAGCGTCAGGCCACCAAAGACGCCGGCGAAATCGCGGGCTTCGAGGTCGAACGCATCGTCAACGAACCCACCGCCGCGTCGATGGCGTACGGCCTTGACGAGGACCAGGACCAGACAGTTCTCGTCTACGACCTCGGCGGCGGAACCTTCGACGTCTCCATCCTCGACCTCGGTGCGGGCGTCTACGAGGTCGTCGCCACGAACGGCGACAACGACCTCGGCGGCGACGACTGGGACGAGGCGCTCATCGACCACCTCGCTGACGAGTTCGAGAACGAACACGGCATCGACCTGCGCGAGGACCGCCAGGCCCTCCAGCGGCTGAAGGACGCCGCCGAGGAGGCCAAGATCGAACTCTCCAGTCGGAAGGAGACGACGGTCAACCTCCCGTTCGTCACGGCGACGGACTCCGGCCCCGTCCACCTCGAGCAGGACGTCACGCGCGCCACATTCGAGAACCTCACCGAGGGCCTCATCGAGCGCACCGTCGGCCCGACGGAGCAAGCACTCGAGGACGCCGGCCTCTCGAAGGGCGACGTCGACGAGGTGCTCCTCGTCGGCGGGTCCACGCGGATGCCCCAGGTCCAGGAGCAGGTCGAGGAACTCGTCGGCCAGGAACCCAAGAAGAACGTCAACCCCGACGAGGCCGTCGGCCTCGGCGCGGCCGTCCAGGGCGGCGTGCTCTCCGGCGAAGTCGACGACATCGTGCTCGTCGACGTCACCCCGCTCAGCCTCGGCATCGAGGTGAAGGGCGGCCTCTTCGAGCGCCTCATCGAGAAGAACACCTCCATCCCGACCACCGCCTCGAAGGTGTTCACCACGGCCGCGGACAACCAGACGAGCGTGCAGGTCCGCGTGTTCCAGGGCGAGCGCGAAATCGCCGACGAGAACGAGTTCCTGGGTGACTTCCACCTCTCGGGCATCCCGCCGTCCCCCGCGGGCGTTCCCGAAATCGAGGTGTCCTTCGAAATCGACGCCGACGGCATCGTCAACGTCGAGGCCGAGGACCAGGGCTCGGGCAACGCCGAGTCCATCACCATCGAGGGTGGCGCCGGCCTCTCGGACGACGAGATCGAGCAGATGCAGGACGAAGCCGAACAGCACGCCGAGGAGGACGAGGAACGCCGCGAGCGCATCGAAGCGCGCAACGAGGCCGAATCCTCCATCCAGCGCGCGGAGAATCTCCTCGAGGAGAACGAGGAGATGGTCGACGACGACCTCGAGAGCGACGTCCGCAGCGAGATCGAGGACGTCCAGGAGGTCCTCGACGACGAAGACGCGGACGCGGACGAACTCGAAGCCGCGACCGAGAGCCTGAGCAAGACGCTTCAGGAGATCGGGAAGCAGGCCTACCAGCAACAGGCCCAGCAGGCCGGCGCTGGCGGTGCGGGCGGCGCTGGTCCGGGCGGCATGGGCGGCGCCGGCCCGGGCGGCATGGGCGGTGCCGGTCCCGGCGCAGGCGAGGGCGGCGACGGCGAGGACTTCGTCGACGCCGACTTCGAAGACGTTGACGAACAGGAATCGACGGACGGCGACGACGGCGCGAACGACGACCAGAACTGA
- a CDS encoding SatD family protein: MPTHYVLLGDVVASRDIDERGDFGATLTDACATVSDQHADAFLAPLEPLKGVDEVGGVLTDPAPLYDVLDGLRERLHPQELRVAVAAGGVDVGVGTGNVSRMDGPAFHRADELLSDLDASTLRVAFDFERAPLDATLADEVNLLFLLKRRWTDRQRDVVRAYRETESQDAVAENLGVSQPAVSQALSRASWPAVREIEERLRSTFEAV, translated from the coding sequence GTGCCGACCCACTACGTCCTCCTGGGCGACGTCGTCGCCTCACGGGACATCGACGAGCGGGGCGACTTCGGCGCGACGCTCACAGACGCGTGCGCCACGGTCAGCGACCAGCACGCCGACGCGTTCCTTGCACCGCTCGAACCACTGAAAGGCGTCGACGAGGTCGGCGGCGTACTGACCGACCCGGCACCGCTGTACGACGTGCTCGACGGCCTCCGCGAGCGCCTCCACCCGCAGGAACTCCGCGTCGCAGTAGCCGCCGGCGGTGTGGATGTCGGCGTCGGGACTGGAAACGTCTCGCGGATGGACGGTCCCGCGTTCCACCGCGCCGACGAACTCCTCTCGGACCTCGACGCGTCGACGCTCCGCGTCGCCTTCGACTTCGAGCGCGCGCCACTCGACGCGACACTCGCGGACGAGGTGAACCTCCTGTTCCTCCTGAAACGTCGCTGGACCGACCGCCAGCGGGACGTCGTCCGCGCGTACCGCGAGACGGAATCGCAGGACGCCGTCGCCGAAAACCTCGGCGTCTCCCAACCGGCCGTCTCCCAAGCGCTCTCCCGCGCGTCGTGGCCGGCCGTCCGGGAGATTGAAGAGCGCCTGCGCTCCACGTTCGAGGCAGTATGA
- a CDS encoding DEAD/DEAH box helicase: MATLPSVEYDERTDTGRAPAHQYADLLSYLDSERIPYEDDVLRSDTLDVESDYELRDYQREALDAWDANNRRGVPGSDTTGGSQRRSRWGVLELPTGSGKTVIGLKAIEAVGESALVVVPTIDLLEQWRAELETEFDAEIGQLGGGEQRVEPISVATYDSAYLRADDLGDRFSLVVFDEVHHLGGEGYRDIARLFAAPARLGLTATFERPDDAHEVVADLVGDVVYRLSADDLAGEHLAEYDVKRVSVPLTDDERERYEDAQGTFTEYLQQSNIRFRSGSDYQKLVKRSGTDPEARRALLAKQRARRIVRESDAKSEELAEILDRHRDDRVIVFTASTDLVYRLSERFLLPAVTHETGAAERREIIERFRDGTYSRVVTANVLDEGVDVPDANVAVVFAGSGSEREFTQRLGRVLRPKEGGTRALLYELVSEDTAEERVAARRR; encoded by the coding sequence CTGGCCACTCTTCCCAGCGTCGAGTACGACGAGCGTACGGACACTGGGCGCGCGCCAGCCCACCAGTACGCCGACCTGCTTTCGTACCTCGACAGCGAGCGCATCCCGTACGAGGACGATGTCCTCCGCTCGGACACGCTTGACGTCGAATCTGACTACGAGCTTCGGGACTACCAGCGCGAGGCACTCGACGCGTGGGACGCGAACAACCGCCGGGGAGTTCCCGGGAGTGACACGACCGGGGGCTCGCAGCGACGCAGTCGCTGGGGGGTTCTCGAACTGCCGACCGGGTCCGGGAAGACGGTCATCGGCCTGAAGGCCATCGAGGCGGTGGGCGAGAGCGCGCTCGTCGTCGTGCCCACTATCGACCTCCTGGAGCAGTGGCGCGCGGAACTCGAAACCGAGTTCGACGCCGAGATCGGGCAGTTGGGCGGCGGCGAACAGCGCGTCGAACCCATCTCGGTCGCAACCTACGACTCGGCGTACCTCCGTGCGGACGACCTCGGAGACCGCTTCTCGCTGGTGGTCTTCGACGAGGTCCACCACCTCGGCGGCGAGGGCTATCGCGACATCGCTCGGTTGTTCGCCGCGCCCGCGCGCCTCGGCCTCACCGCGACGTTCGAGCGCCCGGACGACGCCCACGAGGTGGTCGCGGACCTCGTCGGCGACGTCGTCTACCGGCTCTCGGCCGACGACCTGGCGGGCGAGCATCTCGCGGAGTACGACGTCAAGCGAGTCTCCGTCCCGCTCACCGACGACGAACGCGAGCGCTACGAGGACGCCCAGGGCACGTTCACGGAGTACCTCCAGCAGTCCAACATCCGGTTCCGCTCGGGCAGCGACTACCAGAAACTCGTGAAGCGCTCGGGCACCGACCCAGAGGCCCGCCGAGCGCTACTCGCCAAACAGCGCGCCCGCCGAATCGTCCGCGAGAGCGACGCCAAATCCGAGGAACTCGCGGAGATTCTGGACCGCCATCGGGACGACCGCGTCATCGTGTTCACGGCCTCGACGGACCTCGTCTATCGCCTCTCGGAGCGCTTCCTCCTGCCCGCGGTCACTCACGAGACGGGCGCTGCGGAGCGCCGCGAGATTATCGAGCGCTTCCGCGACGGAACGTACTCGCGGGTGGTCACCGCGAACGTCCTCGACGAGGGCGTGGACGTGCCCGACGCGAACGTCGCCGTGGTGTTTGCGGGCAGCGGCAGCGAGCGCGAGTTCACCCAGCGCCTGGGCCGCGTCCTCCGCCCGAAGGAGGGCGGAACGCGCGCGTTGCTGTACGAACTCGTCAGCGAGGACACCGCGGAGGAACGAGTCGCCGCTCGACGCCGGTGA
- a CDS encoding DsrE family protein, giving the protein MQTVFHHARREEADAVLSNVENLLDDDSVDVDAVAVVANAHGVYTLTEESRHPERVRELAEGEGVEFLACANSLASRDASEDDLLEGVETVPAGVGALTRLQSDGYAYVKD; this is encoded by the coding sequence ATGCAGACCGTGTTCCATCACGCGCGACGCGAGGAAGCCGACGCCGTCCTGTCGAACGTCGAGAACCTCCTCGACGACGACTCCGTGGACGTCGACGCGGTGGCCGTCGTAGCGAACGCCCACGGCGTCTACACGCTCACCGAGGAGTCCAGACACCCCGAACGCGTCCGGGAGTTGGCGGAGGGCGAGGGCGTCGAGTTTCTGGCGTGCGCGAACTCGCTCGCTAGCCGCGACGCCTCCGAGGACGACCTGCTCGAGGGCGTCGAGACGGTGCCGGCGGGCGTCGGCGCGCTCACCCGCCTCCAGTCCGACGGGTACGCCTACGTGAAGGATTGA
- a CDS encoding RsmB/NOP family class I SAM-dependent RNA methyltransferase — MDALSRYEPIIDDFEAFLDACERPLPTTVRVNPLKATPERAVEAMEAEGVAVERREWHLGVLEVDTDKPGNTWPYVHGWVTGQEEVSAVPPAVLDPEPGEVVWDACAAPGSKTTQLAAEVEDRGLVVANDDNLGRLSALRGNCDRLGVTSAAVTNEDARRFTFDAFPGVEAFDSALVDAPCTCEGTLRKNADALEGASPGASRNLAALQTDILQRAVRLTREGGAVVYSTCTFAPEENEAVVDAVLDAGDCRLVEFDAGLASSPGITEWDGKSYDESLAKTRRYYPHQNDTGGFFAAKLEVTG; from the coding sequence ATGGACGCGCTGTCGCGGTACGAACCGATAATCGACGACTTCGAGGCGTTCCTCGACGCCTGCGAACGCCCGCTCCCGACGACGGTGCGCGTGAATCCGTTGAAGGCGACGCCGGAGCGAGCCGTCGAGGCCATGGAGGCCGAGGGCGTTGCGGTGGAGCGACGGGAGTGGCACCTGGGCGTGCTCGAGGTCGACACTGACAAACCGGGGAACACGTGGCCGTACGTACACGGCTGGGTGACCGGCCAGGAGGAGGTGTCGGCGGTGCCGCCCGCAGTGCTCGACCCTGAGCCCGGCGAAGTGGTGTGGGACGCGTGCGCCGCGCCGGGGAGCAAGACGACGCAACTCGCCGCGGAGGTCGAGGACCGGGGGCTGGTCGTGGCGAACGACGACAATCTCGGTCGGCTGTCGGCGCTGCGCGGGAACTGCGACCGTCTCGGCGTGACGTCGGCGGCGGTGACCAACGAGGACGCGCGCCGGTTCACGTTCGACGCGTTCCCCGGGGTCGAGGCGTTCGACAGCGCGCTCGTGGACGCGCCCTGCACCTGCGAGGGGACGCTGCGGAAGAACGCGGACGCCCTGGAGGGCGCGAGCCCGGGGGCGAGCCGGAACCTCGCGGCGCTCCAGACGGACATCCTTCAACGGGCGGTCCGACTCACGCGTGAGGGCGGCGCGGTGGTTTACTCGACGTGCACGTTCGCGCCAGAGGAGAACGAGGCTGTGGTCGACGCCGTACTCGACGCGGGCGACTGCCGTCTGGTCGAGTTCGACGCGGGCCTGGCGTCCTCGCCGGGTATCACGGAGTGGGACGGCAAGTCCTACGACGAGAGCCTGGCGAAGACGCGACGGTACTACCCCCACCAGAACGACACGGGCGGGTTCTTCGCCGCGAAACTGGAGGTCACAGGATGA
- a CDS encoding DUF7122 family protein: MKENVSYQFSRLPETDADREVEGRPTREAVVDWWVDRFGVPEDTFDGYTLWEKGKGKVWALPYDLGGPVPVEALGLKLLRTRQEHWKPTTDAVQRFGRAATKNVLELDEARAKRFLAGETQELEWDGDWGYLAVAHELAGGVEPIGVGLFTHGELTSMVPKGHQRDL, from the coding sequence ATGAAAGAGAACGTCAGTTACCAGTTCTCTCGGCTCCCCGAGACGGACGCCGACCGCGAGGTCGAGGGCCGCCCGACGCGCGAGGCGGTCGTGGACTGGTGGGTCGACCGATTCGGCGTCCCCGAGGACACCTTCGACGGCTACACGCTCTGGGAGAAGGGCAAAGGGAAGGTGTGGGCGCTCCCGTACGACCTCGGGGGCCCGGTGCCCGTGGAGGCGCTCGGCCTGAAACTCCTGCGTACGCGCCAGGAGCACTGGAAGCCGACGACCGACGCCGTCCAGCGATTCGGAAGGGCCGCGACGAAGAACGTCCTCGAACTCGACGAGGCTCGCGCAAAGCGGTTCCTCGCCGGTGAGACCCAGGAACTCGAGTGGGACGGCGACTGGGGCTACCTCGCCGTCGCCCACGAACTCGCGGGCGGCGTCGAACCCATCGGCGTCGGCCTGTTCACGCACGGTGAACTCACGTCGATGGTGCCCAAGGGCCACCAGCGCGACCTCTGA